One Myripristis murdjan chromosome 18, fMyrMur1.1, whole genome shotgun sequence DNA window includes the following coding sequences:
- the syt4 gene encoding synaptotagmin-4: MAPAVADGAQLVEVPVSVAVVSVFGLVFSVSAFAWICCQRKNTKSQKTPPYKFVHMLKGVDIYPESLSGKKKFAAAVGTPSNETSKTDVNGNCHTASVVTPNGTVKLASSPNGSRPALHLDLEKRDLNGNFTTKPSHHHHQKVRSSPDLELPSPNAGFTQPGAMDRRDLPSPSSSLSSQAPTPAVDKPQREEREGGLGTLHFSLEYQPERKAFVVHIKEAHGLSPTDEQSLTSDPYIKLTLLPEKKHRVKTRVLRKTLDPAFDETFSFYGIPLARVSELALHFMVLSFDRFSRDEVIGETLVPLAGIDLSEGRVLMSREIIKRNVKKSAGRGELLLSLCYQSTTNTLTVVVLKARHLPKTDNNGPTDPYVKVNLYQGKKRVCKKKTHVKKCSPNPVFNELFVFDLPSDEGLRDTSVELLLMDSCERGDSRCTKPVLGRLVLGTSAAGTPGEHWREICDHPRRQIAKWHAMSEE, encoded by the exons ATGGCTCCAGCGGTGGCGGACGGGGCGCAGCTCG TGGAAGTGCCAGTGAGTGTTGCCGTGGTGAGTGTGTTCGGCCttgtgttcagtgtgtcagCCTTTGCCTGGATCTGCTGTCAGCGTAAGAACACCAAATCCCAGAAGACACCTCCCTACAAGTTTGTGCACATGCTCAAAGGTGTCGACATCTACCCCGAGAGCCTCAGTGGCAAGAAGAAATTTGCTGCCGCTGTCGGCACTCCATCTAATGAAACCAGTAAGACTGATGTGAATGGAAACTGCCACACTGCCTCGGTGGTTACCCCTAATGGCACCGTTAAGCTGGCCTCCAGTCCAAATGGTTCCAGACCGGCTTTGCATCTGGATCTGGAGAAAAGGGATCTGAATGGCAACTTTACCACCAAAccctcacaccaccaccaccagaaGGTCCGCAGCTCCCCAGACCTGGAGCTGCCCTCTCCCAATGCTGGCTTCACCCAACCTGGGGCAATGGACCGCCGTGACCTTCCATCcccctccagctctctctccagCCAGGCCCCCACCCCGGCTGTAGACAAACCCCAGAGAGAGGAACGTGAGGGTGGGCTTGGGACACTCCACTTTTCCCTGGAGTACCAGCCGGAAAGAAAGGCATTCGTCGTCCATATCAAG GAAGCACACGGCCTGAGCCCGACTGACGAGCAgtcactgacctctgacccctacATCAAGCTGACCCTACTGCCGGAGAAGAAGCACAGGGTTAAGACCAGAGTCCTAAGGAAGACTCTGGACCCTGCCTTCGACGAGACCTTCAGCTTCTACGGGATCCCACTGGCCAGAGTGTCAGAGCTGGCGCTTCACTTCATGGTGCTGAGCTTTGATAGGTTCTCCCGCGATGAGGTCATTGGGGAGACCCTCGTCCCATTGGCTGGAATCGACCTGTCAGAGGGGCGTGTCCTGATGAGCCGAGAGATCATCAAGAGGAATGTCAAG AAGTCAGCAGGCCGAGGTGAGCTCCTTCTGTCCCTGTGCTACCAGTCCACCACCAACACTCTGACTGTGGTCGTCCTCAAGGCTCGCCACCTGCCGAAGACCGACAACAACGGACCTACAG atcCATATGTCAAGGTGAACCTGTATCAGGGGAAGAAGCGCGTGTGTAAGAAGAAGACCCACGTGAAGAAGTGCTCCCCCAACCCGGTGTTCAACGAGCTCTTTGTCTTCGACCTGCCCTCCGACGAGGGCCTGCGGGACACcagtgtggagctgctgctgatggactCATGTGAGAGGGGCGACTCGCGCTGCACCAAGCCCGTCCTCGGACGCCTGGTCCTGGGCACATCGGCGGCAGGGACCCCTGGCGAACACTGGAGGGAGATCTGCGACCACCCGCGCCGCCAGATCGCCAAGTGGCACGCCATGTCAGAGGAATAG